A genomic segment from Streptomyces antibioticus encodes:
- a CDS encoding alpha/beta fold hydrolase, whose amino-acid sequence MAMVDTGAVRLHVQRTGPRQGRPAVATVVLVHGLLTDSLASYYFTVAPAFAAAGLDVVMYDLRGHGRSERPVGGYTLDHNIDDLEALLDRLAVTGPVHLVGNSYGGTIAFGYAVRRPERAASVTLIESEPATSAWAVKLERILHRVSAQLAENEPEALAWVTAHRGRHTARLAKGAARLVRETTLSQEIPASQVLTRDRIRTVSCPVLAVYGGDSDLAEQAPRLKALLPDCRTVVVPGHEHSVLVEASGTVGGHILTLVEETLRVAVR is encoded by the coding sequence ATGGCGATGGTCGACACCGGCGCCGTCCGGTTGCACGTCCAGCGGACCGGCCCGCGCCAGGGCCGCCCCGCCGTGGCCACCGTCGTCCTGGTCCACGGGCTGCTCACCGACAGCCTGGCCAGCTACTACTTCACCGTCGCCCCGGCGTTCGCGGCGGCCGGACTCGACGTGGTGATGTACGACCTGCGCGGGCACGGCCGCAGCGAACGCCCCGTGGGGGGCTACACCCTGGACCACAACATCGACGACCTGGAAGCCCTCCTCGACCGGCTGGCGGTGACCGGCCCGGTGCACCTGGTGGGCAACTCCTACGGCGGCACGATCGCGTTCGGCTACGCGGTGCGCCGGCCGGAGCGGGCCGCGAGCGTCACGCTGATCGAGTCCGAACCGGCCACCTCCGCCTGGGCGGTGAAGCTGGAGCGGATCCTGCACCGGGTGTCGGCCCAGCTCGCGGAGAACGAGCCCGAGGCCCTCGCCTGGGTCACCGCCCACCGAGGCCGGCACACCGCCCGGCTCGCCAAGGGCGCCGCACGGCTCGTTCGCGAGACCACCCTGAGCCAGGAGATCCCGGCCAGCCAAGTGCTGACGAGGGATCGGATCCGTACGGTGTCCTGCCCGGTGCTCGCCGTCTACGGCGGTGACTCCGACTTGGCCGAACAGGCGCCCCGGCTCAAGGCGTTGCTGCCGGACTGCAGGACCGTGGTCGTGCCCGGGCATGAGCACTCGGTCCTGGTGGAGGCGTCCGGGACGGTGGGCGGGCACATCCTGACCCTGGTCGAGGAGACGCTCCGGGTGGCCGTCCGGTGA
- a CDS encoding acyl carrier protein — protein sequence MTPVTADEGTVLADLTGMLARLLEDEYGLDDVEIDMGTSFNRDLELESIDLVTLAGMLQERYGERVNLAEFLAGLEFDEIIELTVGDLVEYVVAQLRATEAG from the coding sequence ATGACGCCCGTCACCGCGGACGAGGGGACCGTCCTCGCCGATCTCACCGGCATGCTCGCGCGGCTCCTGGAGGACGAGTACGGCCTCGACGACGTCGAGATCGACATGGGGACGTCCTTCAACCGCGATCTGGAGCTGGAGAGCATCGATCTGGTGACCCTGGCCGGGATGCTCCAGGAGCGGTACGGCGAACGGGTCAACCTCGCCGAGTTCCTGGCCGGTCTGGAGTTCGACGAGATCATCGAACTCACCGTCGGCGACCTCGTGGAGTACGTGGTCGCGCAGCTCAGAGCGACGGAGGCGGGCTGA